In Candidatus Fusobacterium pullicola, the genomic stretch CAAGAGGCATATAGCTTTCCCAACAGATTAAACTTCCAATGTTACCCCAAGGTGTATCACATACAGGGAAATAGTGTTTGTTAGCATCTCCCCATACCACTCTTTCACTTCCAGTAGGTTTTAATTTTCTATGAACTGATACAATCTCCCCTTCTGGAGAAAATATAATATTACTATTATATAAAGTAGCAGTTTCTAAATCTCTTTCCGATACTCCAATACTCACATAGACTTTATATTTTTTTACAACTTCAGCAATAGCATCAGTCTCTTTTCCAGGAATAACTATTGAGTTATCATAGTACCTTTTCCAATCCACTCTTCCAAACTCTTTTCTACTTCCAACAGTAAAGCCAAATGTCATTCCATAGGGATATCCAGGGATAAAAAGTTCAGGAAAAACTATAAGTTCACTTCCTTTACTGGCACTTTCCTCTATATAATCTATAACTTTTTTTACACACTCATCTTTGTTGAAAAGTATAGGTGCTGCCTGTACAACTGCTATTTTACATTTTTCTTTTAAATCTTTCATATTAAACCTCCATTTTAATATATTATCTAATTCTCATATTTTTCTAGTGCTAACTTATATTTTTGTATAAACCACTCCTTTAGAGAGAGAGGCTCTAGTATTTTTACATCATCTAAAAAATATGCAAAATATCTTTTAGCTTGCTCTTCAGAACATCTAAATTCATAGATATCTCCATTTTGAGAGATAGTCTCTGGACGGTTGAGTGCAAGAGTAGA encodes the following:
- a CDS encoding carbon-nitrogen hydrolase family protein is translated as MKDLKEKCKIAVVQAAPILFNKDECVKKVIDYIEESASKGSELIVFPELFIPGYPYGMTFGFTVGSRKEFGRVDWKRYYDNSIVIPGKETDAIAEVVKKYKVYVSIGVSERDLETATLYNSNIIFSPEGEIVSVHRKLKPTGSERVVWGDANKHYFPVCDTPWGNIGSLICWESYMPLARVALYEKGITIYISPNTNDNKEWQDTIKHIAIEGHCYFINCDMYFTKDDYPKDLLSKEEIDRLDNIVCRGGSCIVDPYGHYETEPVWDREEIIYAELDMNKVPMSRMEFDVCGHYSRPDVLQLKVDDK